AGGGTCCGGACGGATCGCCTCACCGCCGCCGCTCGCACCGGACGCGGGAGACGAGCATGAAGAGCAGCCAGAGGACAGGAGTGCCGACGAGCGCAAGGAGCCCGAGACCCCCCGGGGAGGCCCCGGTCACGAACGGCGCGACGAGCATCCCGGCCGCCGCTGCCGCGAGCACGATGGCGAAGGCTGCCGGGCGCACCTCAAGAAGTCCCTGCGTCCGGACGCGGCCTGCCATCCGCCGCCGGGAGAAGGGGTAGAGCCAGGCGACGCCGGCCGGGGTGCAGGTGTCCTCCACGAGGTGGAGGACGCACCCCGCAAAGAATGCGCACCCGAAGGCAGGAAGGAGCGTGAGAGGCGTCCCGAGCCAGGTGAGAATGAGGGCCAGGTAACCCGAGAGGACGAGGGCGGTCAGCCCGACACCCGAAAACGAGTGGAGCAGCCCGCGGTGCCGGTGCCGGTAGCTCTTCCGGAGGAGCAGCAGGAATACGAGGGAGAGCGGGTAGTAGATGAGGTACCTGATGGTATAGCCGAAGACCGGAAGCACCACGGCAAATCCGTTTAAGACCTGCCCTCTCTTCCCTTTTGCTCCGGCTATTCTGCCGTTGAATATCGCCGCGTCGACGGCATCCGCGTCCGGTGCAAGCGATCCGACGAAGACGCCGAAGAGGAGGACGGCGGAGAGGACCGGGTCGAGGACGGGAGCCCAGGGGGCGATAAGGAGCCATGTCGTGGCAAGACTGAGCGATACGTGCTGGTCACCCCGCATGGAATATCTCTACAGTTTGGAGAGCAGTCTGTGATAAAGGTCACTTCTGCGGTCCGAAAGTGAAGGGAGCCGGGATTTTGCCTCATGAATCACTGCCGGGTCGACTTCGAAGAAAAGGAGTTCTGTGCCGTTCCCGGCCCGGGCAACAACGGTACCGTCCGGGTCGGCGGCGAGCGACCCGCCGCAGTAGGCCTCGTTCGGTCCCCCGGCCGTGTTGACTCCGGCCACGTAATACCGGTTATCGAGAGCCCGTGCAGGGAGGAGGGTTTCCCAGTGAGGCAGCCGGCAGCAGGGCCACGCGGCCGGCACCAGCATGCACTCCACCCCGGCGAGGGCGTAGATACGGAAAAGCTCCGGGAACCGGAGGTCGTAGCAGATGGCAAGCCCGAACCTCGTCCCGTCGACGGTGAAGGTGGCGATCCGGTCGCCTGCCGTGTAGTTGCGGTCCTCCCCCTCGGGAGAGAAGAGATGTACTTTCGCGTAGGCAGAGAGGAGTTCACCGCCTGCGCCGAGCACCACGACGGTGTTTCCGGGCCGGCGCCCCGGCACCGCTTCGACGATCGATCCTGCGACCGCGATGCCGCACCTCTCTGCCATCCGTCCGAATGCAGCGGTGAGCGGGCCGTCGAGAGGCTCCCCGGCCTCCGGGGGGATCTCCGGGGACCACCCGGTCACGAACTGCTCGGGAAAACAGATGAGCGACGCTCCCGCTCCCGCTGCCTCCTCGGCCATCCTGCCGGCCGCCTCAAGCCTCCCGGCCGGCTTCTCCCCGCCGCCGGCAACCTGGGCAAGCGCTATCTTCGTCATCACCGGGACGGGCTTGTGTCCCGGCCTCTGCAGGAGAGAACGAGCATGGCTGCGCCGAGGACGACGAGGACGGCGAGTGCCACCA
The genomic region above belongs to Methanoculleus oceani and contains:
- a CDS encoding metal-dependent hydrolase is translated as MRGDQHVSLSLATTWLLIAPWAPVLDPVLSAVLLFGVFVGSLAPDADAVDAAIFNGRIAGAKGKRGQVLNGFAVVLPVFGYTIRYLIYYPLSLVFLLLLRKSYRHRHRGLLHSFSGVGLTALVLSGYLALILTWLGTPLTLLPAFGCAFFAGCVLHLVEDTCTPAGVAWLYPFSRRRMAGRVRTQGLLEVRPAAFAIVLAAAAAGMLVAPFVTGASPGGLGLLALVGTPVLWLLFMLVSRVRCERRR
- a CDS encoding nitrilase-related carbon-nitrogen hydrolase, whose translation is MTKIALAQVAGGGEKPAGRLEAAGRMAEEAAGAGASLICFPEQFVTGWSPEIPPEAGEPLDGPLTAAFGRMAERCGIAVAGSIVEAVPGRRPGNTVVVLGAGGELLSAYAKVHLFSPEGEDRNYTAGDRIATFTVDGTRFGLAICYDLRFPELFRIYALAGVECMLVPAAWPCCRLPHWETLLPARALDNRYYVAGVNTAGGPNEAYCGGSLAADPDGTVVARAGNGTELLFFEVDPAVIHEAKSRLPSLSDRRSDLYHRLLSKL